Genomic DNA from Prunus persica cultivar Lovell chromosome G1, Prunus_persica_NCBIv2, whole genome shotgun sequence:
CTTCTGTGAACCAAAAGGTGGCAAAGCAAGGTAACCAACATGCATTTCTACCTGCTCTGCTACATAAATCTATAACAAAAGGATGAACTTGGTTTTTCTCCCAATACAATGCAACAACACAATGTAACCAGATATACATATGAACAGATCATCTACTCAACAAGATTGACGATGTTCCAAACTTTTTGGCAGTACCGCGATATTTAACTTGATCCGCTATGATTACATCACATCAGGAGCTTGAAATTAATGCTTGGTGCCCAAAAGTGTTGGAGCTTGAAAGATGTTCAGTTGCTTTAAACTATAGCTGAGAAGAGTAATTGATTAATATCCTCAGAATCTGAATCGTGCTTTTCATCCCCTGCATCAACAACACATCAATATTTTTTCCATAACTCTAGATGCATTCTTCCCAGTAAAACTTCATCAAGATATTGCTGGCCATGCATTCTTTCCAGTAAATTATCAAGGGTGCTCCCAATGGAGCCACCACAGAGAAAAGGCATTAAATTCTAGAGTTTTTACATCTCTCTAAGAACATTTTTAGGTCCTCATAGCAAGGCTGAATGTCAAGatatttctttagtgaattAGGGACAGTCCTTGCGCTCCAACGAAGGAAATAAAATGGGAAGCCTCAAATTGACCAACATGCCCTGCTTATATCATTACTTATTTTGAACGAATATGAACACTAACCTCGCAAAACATTGAAACTTCCTACCATTTCTTATTTTGAAGAAGCAGATAAGATTTCTTAGTACATTTAACACCCTTTCATCATTACTAATGAAGCAGTGATATATTATACCTACATGACCAGCATCATCAATATTCTCCCTACAGTATAAGTTATAGTATTTCAGTATTTACCTGTTTTTGATCTGACTTGAACCGTCCACTCATCAATGATCTGCATTCAGAGATCAACACCGTCATAACATTGCATCCGAAGCCCTCTAAATACATGAAAATGAGCTAAAGATGTAACAAAAGCGAAGGTTGGGAGTGTAGCAAGGCCTAGCTGTGGTGCTTTACTGAAGAATAAAGCTACCCACGTATTATCTTTGCAAGGGCATTTATTTAGAAAGATTTCCTAGCCAAAGATTTGATCTTGGTTGCTTGCTGGCAGATGGCGCAAACACTTGAGACACCATCTGGAAACTAGACAACCATACACATTGGTATGctaacaacaacaaacaacaTTAATACTGAAAACATGGATTATTCTGATGCACCATTTCGTTGCCATATCAAAGGGAGAAACCAAATATTCTCAGCTTTTATTTCTTGGACTACATAAAGACATGCCAGGATAGATATAATATAGTGACCAATTCATTAAATTTTGATGTTTACTTTCACTCTAATTATCAATTTCATACTGGCTCAAATATTTACAGTAACGCAAATAAAGTGTACCCAAAAGGCACTAACCTGATTGAAGTTAGCAAAAGCAGAATCTTCAGAATCAGTGTTGGGGGAAATTCCCATCGACGCCTCCATCCGCTGCACTAGATTTCTGTTCCCAACCAGAGTCGTCCTAGCCTGGTCAATCAAATCctacaaaacccaaattactgaaatcaaattgaaaccaaatcaaactaaACAAATTTCACATACAGggcgagaaaaagaaaatgacctGTTTGGCTGAAAGAAGTTCACGGCATTGCTCTTCCAAGGTCGACAATTCTTCTTGAATCTTCTTTATCCTTGAAACCAGCTTCATCGGGTTTGCATTTTCGGGGTAGATTTGCTGGAACTCCCTCTCGAGCCTGTGCTGAACCACCGTGAGATCGTGGTTCGCCTTCGTCAACAGTTTCACCAAGCCATCCGTTGCTTCATGGTGCTCGCTTACGTGTCCCATTTCTTCAAATGACCTTCTCTCTCCTAGGGTTTTTGCTCTCTGTTCAGTCTGTTCACGGAACTCGACAATTTACCCGCCTCTGAAGCTCTCCGACTGAGTTTGCTTCgcggttttgaattttaatttctcgGAGCAATGTGCACAATTCAACTGTATTGAGGcccaattttatttaattgttattGTATTGCAGAATAGGACatgttgaaatattttattttaattttaaaaacacgaTGCAGTAAGATTTTGTtcgacttttttttttgttaatcaaAGCTTGACATATCATAATCTTAAgggttaaatatttttttgaccactgaaaaaatataagtcaaattgatcattgtgtttttcaaaatttacaatttatagaCATTACGTTAAgtgcaatttttatttttatttttttcaggaagcattttttgactttttcctTTAACTCACTGAGTTAGGATATATTGTGCTATTAGGAATTAACATACTGAGAGAAATCTTGGGTTGAAATAGAAATTGTGAggtataagaaaaataaaaaaggcaaatcaaattaaaatgaaatcaactactttccaatatatttttggtGCTCAATATCACATTGATTACATCTCCTTACCATCTGAGGTCACAATGCACTTTTCACTCAATCGATTCAAGCTTCAATATAGCATCCAATTCATGACTTATACCTCACAATTCCGATTTCAATCCAAGATTTTTCCCAATTTGTTAAACCCTAATAGCATATTATACCTTAactcataaaaatataaaaataaaaattgcacTTAAAACTAAGTCAATGGAAGATAATAGAATgtctataaattgtaaactttGAGAAACATAATAACCAATTTGACTAAAACAATTTTtcaatgaccaaattaaattttcgTGTAAAAttcaatgaccaaaaaggTATGTAGTCCCAAATCTGAACGCATACCTTCCTTCTCTCTCGCCACATGAGTTAGCTCGAGGAGTTTCACGGTTTCGGCTTCTGACTCAGAGACCAAGTTatgttttgggcttttgaattttaatgtTTCAGCGAAACAGGGCCAATGAGCGCAATTACTCTATTTGGacccaatttcaaatatttgaAGTATTGGCCTGTCTGAGGAGCCCAagctccttttcttttttcttttttttataccgAACGGGGTTTCAACGTCGGAGAAGAGTAAGCGTTTGGAACACAACTATGGCAAACGAGGAAGAGAGGGTTCTAGAGAACCTGCTGGAGCTTCAATTGCAAGAGCAACGAGTCTCTCTCGCTACCATCAACGACGCTTTAGCCTCCGAGCCTAACAATACCGAGATACTCGCGGTACATCCTCTTTTACTCTAATGTGTAAACTTTCTGTTTGGTAACCGAGAAAAACCACGAAAGAACACGGATAATGTTAGGTTTTACGTTTTATTGTGTTGGTGGAGTACGATTTTGTTCTAATCCAGCTGAGAGTTGGCAATAAAAGCGTAGAACTTTCAATTTGTACAATTTGATTGCTGAATTTGTCAAATGAATTATCTTATTAGTATTATGATATTTATATTCAGTTCCAGATAGGTTATTGTGCTTGAAATTAGCTTAAATGGGTTGCATTCAGAAATGTGAAGGATCAAGGTCTTAGCTCTGCAAGTTAATGATCTTTTAGGAAAGATAAGTCTGTATGTGATGCAATGGAAATATAGGTCGGTTTTTGAAAGCCATTATATTTATGCCCTCTGAGAACCCACTTAAATGCAGAGACTTTGTGTGAGTGACTCGTTAGACATTGTTACATTGTGGTTATGTTTTCTCAGCTTCATGAGGAGATTGTTCAGGCGATTAAAGATGCTGAGGAAGGGCTCCTGCACCTTAAACGTGCTCGGTTATTACGAGAAGCTGATTTAGTATTAGATGGTTCTGCTCATGCTGATGAGGATGTCAAGATGGAGACTCTTGATCCAACAGATGTTGAGCCGGAGCCGCTAGAGGAACCGAGCTATACTGTTGGGTCGAAATGTAGGTTCTGTCACACTGATGGGCGCTGGTATAATGGTCAAGTTATAGGGTTGGATGGTTCTAATTCTGCTAAGATTTCTTTCCTCACTCCTACATCAGAAAATATGCTGGTGTGTACGTTCACTGATCCTCTGTCTATCTtgttaattgttatttttgtttctatagCGTTTTCAGTAATGACTTTGGAGAGGAACATACTACCCTTGAGTGtagtctttaatttaatataagcAACAAGGACACA
This window encodes:
- the LOC18792345 gene encoding spindle and kinetochore-associated protein 2; amino-acid sequence: MGHVSEHHEATDGLVKLLTKANHDLTVVQHRLEREFQQIYPENANPMKLVSRIKKIQEELSTLEEQCRELLSAKQDLIDQARTTLVGNRNLVQRMEASMGISPNTDSEDSAFANFNQIIDEWTVQVRSKTGDEKHDSDSEDINQLLFSAIV